One Grus americana isolate bGruAme1 chromosome Z, bGruAme1.mat, whole genome shotgun sequence DNA window includes the following coding sequences:
- the RXFP3 gene encoding relaxin-3 receptor 1, producing MGEPCERSDCSPAAGMKEGADWESWDTPLAFLEGAQMGNRSNVSFLQLFKNINLERADGMQGDSSDVVRIVISLVYSVVCAMGLVGNLLVLYLMKSKQGWRKSSINLFVTSLAVTDFQFVLTLPFWAVENALDFNWLFGKAMCKIVSYVTAMNMYASVFFLTAMSVARYRSVASALKNQRRGDLLSGCCSAKWLCALIWLLAILASLPHAIFSTTATVFDDVLCLVKFPEGRGSNAQFWLGLYHIQKVLLGFVVPLAIISLCYLLLVRFISDKHVGSTCSGTSMKRRSKVTKSVSIVVLSFFLCWLPNQALTTWGILIKLNVVHFSTEYFLSQVYLFPISVCLAHSNSCLNPVLYCLMRREFRKALKSLLWRITSPSLTTMRPFTDTTKPEQEEQALHALVPVHPVTASCPAATVQPEVAYYPPGVVMYSSRYDLLPASSTEQHC from the coding sequence ATGGGTGAGCCCTGCGAGCGCAGTGACTGCTCGCCAGCTGCCGGCATGAAGGAAGGAGCGGACTGGGAGTCCTGGGACACGCCGCTGGCTTTCCTGGAGGGCGCCCAGATGGGCAACCGGAGCAACGTGTCTTTCCTGCAGCTGTTCAAGAATATCAACCTGGAGCGAGCTGATGGGATGCAGGGGGACAGCTCTGATGTGGTGCGGATTGTCATCTCCTTGGTGTACTCTGTAGTGTGTGCTATGGGGCTGGTGGGCAACCTCCTAGTGCTCTACctgatgaaaagcaaacaaggcTGGAGAAAGTCCTCGATCAACCTCTTTGTGACCAGCCTGGCAGTGACTGACTTCCAGTTTGTGCTGACCTTGCCATTCTGGGCAGTGGAGAATGCGCTGGACTTCAACTGGCTCTTTGGCAAGGCAATGTGTAAGATTGTCTCGTATGTTACAGCCATGAATATGTATGCCAGTGTCTTCTTTCTCACCGCCATGAGTGTGGCTCGATACCGTTCTGTGGCTTCAGCCTTGAAGAACCAGCGGCGAGGTGACCTGCTGagtggctgctgctctgccaagTGGCTTTGTGCACTCATCTGGCTGTTGGCTATCCTGGCTTCCCTGCCTCATGCCATTTTTTCCACCACTGCCACTGTCTTTGATGATGTTCTCTGCCTGGTCAAATTTCCTGAGGGCCGAGGCAGTAATGCCCAGTTCTGGCTGGGTCTGTATCACATCCAGAAGGTTCTGCTGGGCTTTGTGGTGCCACTGGCCATCATCAGCCTCTGTTATTTGCTACTGGTGCGCTTCATCAGTGACAAGCACGTCGGCAGCACTTGCAGTGGCACCAGCATGAAACGCCGCTCCAAAGTGACTAAGTCAGTGTCCATTGTGGTGCTGTCTTTCTTCTTGTGCTGGCTGCCTAACCAAGCACTCACAACATGGGGCATCCTCATCAAACTCAACGTGGTGCACTTCAGTACTGAGTACTTCCTCTCTCAAGTGTACCTCTTCCCTATCAGCGTGTGCCTGGCACATTCCAACAGTTGCCTCAATCCTGTCCTCTACTGCCTCATGCGCAGGGAGTTTCGCAAGGCACTGAAGAGTCTCCTCTGGAGGAtcacctctccctccctcaCCACCATGCGCCCTTTCACCGACACCACCAAGCctgagcaggaggagcaggccCTGCACGCCTTGGTGCCTGTCCACCCCGTCACTGCTTCTTGTCCTGCTGCAACCGTCCAGCCGGAGGTGGCCTACTACCCCCCTGGGGTAGTGATGTACAGCAGCCGTTATGACCTGCTGCCTGCTAGCTCCACGGAGCAGCACTGTTGA